In Myxocyprinus asiaticus isolate MX2 ecotype Aquarium Trade chromosome 3, UBuf_Myxa_2, whole genome shotgun sequence, the following proteins share a genomic window:
- the pho gene encoding phoenix isoform X1 — MDFTSEDDITQIQSPNTQRIVPLEKFVDLDPSAELFFETPPPDDVRPVSSTFENRDASSHKTPSDSDSGESLFLTQSVTSAVRTVRRRKSTDRPESIANDDSSEESERNSRRGSEDQATESEEGSGGHRQHTELPKKGKSSGPSGSKHIQHPKRALFPFLLKQKRRQRLSLKKHQILENSEIGGFLKCIKKFEKGYMNTGITLSSWMLEPELNSDSEVDERNSDHEVTVVDKAVFVPKFNTRPTQTWRPQSILKRRKAVMPSSQVPDLLQPIEHVEDEKHIKNASMMIVKRKTNASSKLKNTSHLPQTQKNAMNEFSQSKKKCKAAAKKHSVCSSKSLSVPLLKEPEVQQILSELSDSAHLRQPLIQQIISSAVNSGVKASDGGHLWVIEETQRLNSVEAFTEAATDMMQVRSRAQSNSCSPPQGGDISVHNDTQYTDDNSEIGSLDLYMPLDNVIKVKKTDRLDKFVSAEVAVCASSTKHSESQETSQNSVEPHTELLSEINCQSKRRKKWSLSHKDIEVTHVEETTETQPATGHLLLANEPIRDVSSNFCEHVLVDRKGATVEIPMETEDSPVFKHVGPSFLKRKKKKEIGATVKRLDLMHCDTNVDVSQNASSASQGDDITRLKMTHRGRRESCEVEDKGTSEEQMAESVSHSSKSADFLEISNLSVVTDSTVITKVKKKKQKLDKQEDKELVSGTRSVENVQSSQYAGLNHSESQTTELPSKRRKKNNKDKERNGTTNVKESSAVNKTSNETLDCIAYRPADLRVNDLNYFTETNELEQNSEENIGLPTVAIFKSMKKKKRKKTDGSEQYVSVDLDLDASSVSLFDEVTTLRVFAQQKSTTEEIIEERPHDDSAIEHLESNTAGINVAKHKRKSQNVSCSFQGDDIGLEKTVSDSQSGNTAELLEKTSNLYVVSDSTVTTTVKQKKKKKHKFKQQENAELDSDTHNVENVYSIESETSVLPSRTKKKKKDATISPSTENLEHVDHRPPEMRANDLVQSCEATEIHQLEHIETSEEIPGSPSVTTLKSAKKRKKKDRSEKHQGESVHLGLEVNSVSLFDDVIGLRAVEQEEDMDEIIEERPHDDRAIEHLESNTAGRLRVAKRKKKSRNVSCSFQGDDTGLEITVSDSQSGNTAELFEKSYLSVVSDSTVKQKKKKKHKLKEQENAELDSYTCTEEHFYSVESETSVLPSRRTKKKKKDAAFSPSKESLEHINHRPPEMRANDLVQSCEATEIHQLEHIETSWEIPGSPSVTTLKSAKKRKKKDRSEKHQGESVHLGLEVNSVSLFDDVIGLRAVEQEEDMDEIIEERPHDDRAIEHLESNTAGRLRVAKRKKKSRNVSCSFQGDDTGLEITVSDSQSGNTAELFEKSYISVVSDSTVKKKKKKKHKLKEQENAELDSDSHKVENVHSVESETSMSIEASRRTKKKRQSN, encoded by the exons atggattTCACGAGCGAAGACGACATAACGCAGATTCAGTCGCCGAACACGCAGCGGATCGTACCGCTAGAGAAGTTTGTAGATCTTGACCCGAGCGCGGAGCTGTTCTTCGAAACTCCTCCACCTGATGACGTCAGACCTGTTAGCAGCACCTTTGAGAACAGAGATGCTTCATCCCACAAGACACCGTCAGACAG TGACTCTGGTGAAAGTCTGTTTTTAACACAGTCTGTAACTTCAGCGGTCAGAACTGTAAGGCGACGCAAATCAACAGATAGACCAGAGTCCATCGCCAATGATGATTCTTCTGAAGAGAGTGAAAGGAACAGCAGGAGAGGTTCAGAGGATCAAGCCACTGAATCTGAGGAGGGAAGTGGAGGTCACCGTCAGCATACAGAGCtcccaaaaaaaggaaaaagctCTGGACCATCCGGTTCAAAGCACATTCAACACCCTAAAAGAGcactttttccatttttattgaagcaaaaaagaagACAGCGCCTGTCCCTAAAGAAGCACCAAATTCTAGAG AACTCAGAAATTGGAGGGTTCCTCAAATGCATAAAGAAATTTGAGAAGGGTTATATGAATACAGGAATAACACTCAGTTCATGGATGTTGGAGCCTGA GCTAAACAGTGACTCAGAAGTGGATGAGCGAAACAGTGAtcatgaagtcacagttgtg GATAAAGCTGTTTTTGTTCCAAAATTCAATACAAGGCCTACACAAACATGGCGCCCGCAATCCATCCTGAAGAGGAGGAAAGCTGTAATGCCTTCATCTCAGGTCCCTGATCTGTTACAACCCATAGAACATGTGGAGGATGAAAAACACATCAAAAACGCGTCAATGATGATcgtcaaaagaaaaacaaatgctaGCTCAAAGCTCAAAAATACTAGCCATCTACCGCAGACCCAGAAAAATGCAATGAATGAATTTTCGCAatcaaaaaagaaatgcaaaGCAGCAGCCAAAAAACACTCTGTTTGTTCCTCCAAGTCTCTTAGTGTCCCTCTCCTTAAGGAACCTGAGGTGCAGCAGATTCTCTCAGAGCTCTCAGATTCTGCTCATTTGCGACAACCACTTATTCAGCAGATCATAAGTTCTGCTGTGAACTCTGGTGTTAAAGCTTCAGATGGAGGTCATTTGTGGGTAATTGAGGAGACACAGAGACTGAACTCTGTAGAGGCATTTACAGAAGCAGCGACTGATATGATGCAAGTGAGGTCTAGAGCACAAAGCAATTCCTGCTCTCCACCCCAAGGGGGAGACATTTCAGTACATAATGATACTCAATATACTGATGATAACAGTGAAATCGGCTCTCTGGATTTATACATGCCATTAGATAATGTGATCAAggtaaaaaagacagacagactggATAAATTTGTCAGTGCAGAAGTTGCTGTGTGTGCTAGCAGCACCAAACACTCTGAATCCCAAGAGACCAGCCAGAATTCTGTGGAGCCACATACTGAACTGCTCTCTGAAATCAATTGCcaaagtaaaagaagaaaaaaatggtcACTGTCTCATAAAGATATTGAAGTTACACATGTAGAGGAAACCACAGAGACACAACCAGCAACTGGTCATTTACTACTAGCTAATGAACCAATAAGAGATGTTTCCTCAAATTTCTGTGAACATGTTCTTGTGGACAGAAAAGGGGCAACGGTAGAGATACCCATGGAAACAGAAGATAGTCCTGTGTTTAAACACGTTGGACCGAGCTTCctgaaaaggaagaaaaagaaggaAATAGGAGCTACTGTCAAACGTCTAGATTTGATGCATTGTGATACAAATGTTGATGTGAGTCAGAATGCGAGTTCTGCATCTCAAGGCGATGACATCACTAGACTTAAAATGACACACAGAGGCAGAAGAGAATCATGTGAAGTGGAGGATAAAGGAACCAGTGAAGAGCAAATGGCAGAATCAGTTTCACACTCCAGCAAATCAGCAGACTTCTTGGAGATAAGTAATTTATCAGTGGTGACAGACAGCACTGTTATCACAAAAGTTAAGAAGAAAAAGCAGAAATTAGACAAGCAGGAGGATAAAGAGCTTGTTTCAGGTACTCGCAGTGTTGAAAATGTTCAGTCAAGTCAGTACGCTGGACTGAATCATAGTGAGTCACAAACTACCGAGTTGCCATCCAAAAGacgaaaaaagaataataaagacaaagagagaaatgGAACAACAAATGTAAAGGAAAGTAGTGCagtaaacaaaacatcaaacgaAACTTTGGACTGCATTGCTTATAGACCTGCAGATTTGAGAGTAAATGATTTGAATTATTTTACTGAGACCAATGAGCTTGAACAGAATTCAGAGGAAAATATAGGATTGCCCACTGTAGCTATATTCAAATCAAtgaaaaagaagaagaggaagaaaacgGATGGGAGTGAGCAATATGTATCAGTTGATTTGGATCTGGATGCAAGTTCTGTGTCTCTGTTTGATGAGGTCACCACGCTGAGAGTGTTTGCACAACAGAAGTCAACTACAGAAGAGATAATTGAagaaaggccacatgatgacagTGCAATTGAACATTTGGAAAGTAATACAGCAGGTATAAATGTTgccaaacacaaaaggaaaagtcaGAATGTGAGTTGTTCATTTCAAGGTGATGACATTGGACTGGAAAAAACTGTGTCAGACTCACAATCGGGGAATACAGCAGAACTTTTGGAGAAAACAAGTAATTTATATGTGGTTTCAGACAGCACGGTCACCACAACGGTTaaacagaaaaagaagaaaaagcacAAATTTAAACAGCAGGAGAATGCAGAGCTTGATTCAGATACTCATAATGTAGAAAATGTTTACTCAATTGAGTCGGAAACCTCTGTTTTGCCATCcagaacaaaaaagaagaaaaaagatgcaacaaTTAGCCCATCAACAGAAAATTTGGAACATGTTGACCATAGACCTCCAGAAATGAGAGCAAATGATTTGGTTCAGTCCTGTGAAGCCACTGAGATCCATCAGCTTGAGCATATTGAGACATCAGAGGAAATTCCAGGATCACCTAGTGTAACTacattaaaatcagcaaagaagaggaagaaaaaggATAGGAGTGAGAAACATCAGGGTGAATCTGTTCATTTGGGTTTGGAAGTGAACTCTGTGTCTTTGTTTGATGATGTCATTGGTTTGAGAGCAGTGGAACAAGAGGAAGATATGGATGAGATCATTGAagaaaggccacatgatgacagAGCAATTGAACATTTGGAAAGTAATACAGCAGGTAGATTACGTGTTGCAAAACGCAAAAAGAAAAGTCGGAATGTGAGTTGTTCATTTCAAGGTGATGACACTGGACTTGAAATAACAGTGTCAGACTCACAGTCTGGGAATACAGCAGAACTCTTCGAGAAAAGTTATTTATCCGTAGTTTCAGACAGCAcggttaaacagaaaaaaaagaaaaagcacaaattAAAAGAACAGGAGAATGCAGAGCTTGATTCATATACTTGTACTGAAGAACATTTTTACTCAGTTGAGTCTGAAACATCTGTTTTGCCATCCAgaagaacaaaaaagaagaaaaaagatgcaGCGTTTAGCCCATCAAAAGAAAGTTTGGAACACATTAACCATAGACCTCCAGAAATGAGAGCAAATGATTTGGTTCAGTCCTGTGAAGCCACTGAGATCCATCAGCTTGAGCATATTGAGACATCATGGGAAATTCCAGGATCACCTAGTGTAACTacattaaaatcagcaaagaagaggaagaaaaaggATAGGAGTGAGAAACATCAGGGTGAATCTGTTCATTTGGGTTTGGAAGTGAACTCTGTGTCTTTGTTTGATGATGTCATTGGTTTGAGAGCAGTGGAACAAGAGGAAGATATGGATGAGATCATTGAagaaaggccacatgatgacagAGCAATTGAACATTTGGAAAGTAATACAGCAGGTAGATTACGTGTTGCAAAACGCAAAAAGAAAAGTCGGAATGTGAGTTGTTCATTTCAAGGTGATGACACTGGACTTGAAATAACAGTGTCAGACTCACAGTCTGGGAATACAGCAGAACTCTTCGAGAAAAGTTATATATCCGTAGTTTCAGACAGCAcggttaaaaagaaaaaaaagaaaaagcacaaattAAAAGAACAGGAGAATGCAGAGCTTGATTCAGATTCACATAAAGTAGAAAATGTTCACTCAGTTGAGTCAGAAACCTCTATGTCCATAGAAGCATCaagaagaacaaaaaagaaaagacaaagtaATTGA
- the pho gene encoding phoenix isoform X4 produces MDFTSEDDITQIQSPNTQRIVPLEKFVDLDPSAELFFETPPPDDVRPVSSTFENRDASSHKTPSDSDSGESLFLTQSVTSAVRTVRRRKSTDRPESIANDDSSEESERNSRRGSEDQATESEEGSGGHRQHTELPKKGKSSGPSGSKHIQHPKRALFPFLLKQKRRQRLSLKKHQILENSEIGGFLKCIKKFEKGYMNTGITLSSWMLEPELNSDSEVDERNSDHEVTVVDKAVFVPKFNTRPTQTWRPQSILKRRKAVMPSSQVPDLLQPIEHVEDEKHIKNASMMIVKRKTNASSKLKNTSHLPQTQKNAMNEFSQSKKKCKAAAKKHSVCSSKSLSVPLLKEPEVQQILSELSDSAHLRQPLIQQIISSAVNSGVKASDGGHLWVIEETQRLNSVEAFTEAATDMMQVRSRAQSNSCSPPQGGDISVHNDTQYTDDNSEIGSLDLYMPLDNVIKVKKTDRLDKFVSAEVAVCASSTKHSESQETSQNSVEPHTELLSEINCQSKRRKKWSLSHKDIEVTHVEETTETQPATGHLLLANEPIRDVSSNFCEHVLVDRKGATVEIPMETEDSPVFKHVGPSFLKRKKKKEIGATVKRLDLMHCDTNVDVSQNASSASQGDDITRLKMTHRGRRESCEVEDKGTSEEQMAESVSHSSKSADFLEISNLSVVTDSTVITKVKKKKQKLDKQEDKELVSGTRSVENVQSSQYAGLNHSESQTTELPSKRRKKNNKDKERNGTTNVKESSAVNKTSNETLDCIAYRPADLRVNDLNYFTETNELEQNSEENIGLPTVAIFKSMKKKKRKKTDGSEQYVSVDLDLDASSVSLFDEVTTLRVFAQQKSTTEEIIEERPHDDSAIEHLESNTAGRLRVAKRKKKSRNVSCSFQGDDTGLEITVSDSQSGNTAELFEKSYLSVVSDSTVKQKKKKKHKLKEQENAELDSYTCTEEHFYSVESETSVLPSRRTKKKKKDAAFSPSKESLEHINHRPPEMRANDLVQSCEATEIHQLEHIETSWEIPGSPSVTTLKSAKKRKKKDRSEKHQGESVHLGLEVNSVSLFDDVIGLRAVEQEEDMDEIIEERPHDDRAIEHLESNTAGRLRVAKRKKKSRNVSCSFQGDDTGLEITVSDSQSGNTAELFEKSYISVVSDSTVKKKKKKKHKLKEQENAELDSDSHKVENVHSVESETSMSIEASRRTKKKRQSN; encoded by the exons atggattTCACGAGCGAAGACGACATAACGCAGATTCAGTCGCCGAACACGCAGCGGATCGTACCGCTAGAGAAGTTTGTAGATCTTGACCCGAGCGCGGAGCTGTTCTTCGAAACTCCTCCACCTGATGACGTCAGACCTGTTAGCAGCACCTTTGAGAACAGAGATGCTTCATCCCACAAGACACCGTCAGACAG TGACTCTGGTGAAAGTCTGTTTTTAACACAGTCTGTAACTTCAGCGGTCAGAACTGTAAGGCGACGCAAATCAACAGATAGACCAGAGTCCATCGCCAATGATGATTCTTCTGAAGAGAGTGAAAGGAACAGCAGGAGAGGTTCAGAGGATCAAGCCACTGAATCTGAGGAGGGAAGTGGAGGTCACCGTCAGCATACAGAGCtcccaaaaaaaggaaaaagctCTGGACCATCCGGTTCAAAGCACATTCAACACCCTAAAAGAGcactttttccatttttattgaagcaaaaaagaagACAGCGCCTGTCCCTAAAGAAGCACCAAATTCTAGAG AACTCAGAAATTGGAGGGTTCCTCAAATGCATAAAGAAATTTGAGAAGGGTTATATGAATACAGGAATAACACTCAGTTCATGGATGTTGGAGCCTGA GCTAAACAGTGACTCAGAAGTGGATGAGCGAAACAGTGAtcatgaagtcacagttgtg GATAAAGCTGTTTTTGTTCCAAAATTCAATACAAGGCCTACACAAACATGGCGCCCGCAATCCATCCTGAAGAGGAGGAAAGCTGTAATGCCTTCATCTCAGGTCCCTGATCTGTTACAACCCATAGAACATGTGGAGGATGAAAAACACATCAAAAACGCGTCAATGATGATcgtcaaaagaaaaacaaatgctaGCTCAAAGCTCAAAAATACTAGCCATCTACCGCAGACCCAGAAAAATGCAATGAATGAATTTTCGCAatcaaaaaagaaatgcaaaGCAGCAGCCAAAAAACACTCTGTTTGTTCCTCCAAGTCTCTTAGTGTCCCTCTCCTTAAGGAACCTGAGGTGCAGCAGATTCTCTCAGAGCTCTCAGATTCTGCTCATTTGCGACAACCACTTATTCAGCAGATCATAAGTTCTGCTGTGAACTCTGGTGTTAAAGCTTCAGATGGAGGTCATTTGTGGGTAATTGAGGAGACACAGAGACTGAACTCTGTAGAGGCATTTACAGAAGCAGCGACTGATATGATGCAAGTGAGGTCTAGAGCACAAAGCAATTCCTGCTCTCCACCCCAAGGGGGAGACATTTCAGTACATAATGATACTCAATATACTGATGATAACAGTGAAATCGGCTCTCTGGATTTATACATGCCATTAGATAATGTGATCAAggtaaaaaagacagacagactggATAAATTTGTCAGTGCAGAAGTTGCTGTGTGTGCTAGCAGCACCAAACACTCTGAATCCCAAGAGACCAGCCAGAATTCTGTGGAGCCACATACTGAACTGCTCTCTGAAATCAATTGCcaaagtaaaagaagaaaaaaatggtcACTGTCTCATAAAGATATTGAAGTTACACATGTAGAGGAAACCACAGAGACACAACCAGCAACTGGTCATTTACTACTAGCTAATGAACCAATAAGAGATGTTTCCTCAAATTTCTGTGAACATGTTCTTGTGGACAGAAAAGGGGCAACGGTAGAGATACCCATGGAAACAGAAGATAGTCCTGTGTTTAAACACGTTGGACCGAGCTTCctgaaaaggaagaaaaagaaggaAATAGGAGCTACTGTCAAACGTCTAGATTTGATGCATTGTGATACAAATGTTGATGTGAGTCAGAATGCGAGTTCTGCATCTCAAGGCGATGACATCACTAGACTTAAAATGACACACAGAGGCAGAAGAGAATCATGTGAAGTGGAGGATAAAGGAACCAGTGAAGAGCAAATGGCAGAATCAGTTTCACACTCCAGCAAATCAGCAGACTTCTTGGAGATAAGTAATTTATCAGTGGTGACAGACAGCACTGTTATCACAAAAGTTAAGAAGAAAAAGCAGAAATTAGACAAGCAGGAGGATAAAGAGCTTGTTTCAGGTACTCGCAGTGTTGAAAATGTTCAGTCAAGTCAGTACGCTGGACTGAATCATAGTGAGTCACAAACTACCGAGTTGCCATCCAAAAGacgaaaaaagaataataaagacaaagagagaaatgGAACAACAAATGTAAAGGAAAGTAGTGCagtaaacaaaacatcaaacgaAACTTTGGACTGCATTGCTTATAGACCTGCAGATTTGAGAGTAAATGATTTGAATTATTTTACTGAGACCAATGAGCTTGAACAGAATTCAGAGGAAAATATAGGATTGCCCACTGTAGCTATATTCAAATCAAtgaaaaagaagaagaggaagaaaacgGATGGGAGTGAGCAATATGTATCAGTTGATTTGGATCTGGATGCAAGTTCTGTGTCTCTGTTTGATGAGGTCACCACGCTGAGAGTGTTTGCACAACAGAAGTCAACTACAGAAGAGATAATTGAagaaaggccacatgatgacagTGCAATTGAACATTTGGAAAGTAATACAGCAG GTAGATTACGTGTTGCAAAACGCAAAAAGAAAAGTCGGAATGTGAGTTGTTCATTTCAAGGTGATGACACTGGACTTGAAATAACAGTGTCAGACTCACAGTCTGGGAATACAGCAGAACTCTTCGAGAAAAGTTATTTATCCGTAGTTTCAGACAGCAcggttaaacagaaaaaaaagaaaaagcacaaattAAAAGAACAGGAGAATGCAGAGCTTGATTCATATACTTGTACTGAAGAACATTTTTACTCAGTTGAGTCTGAAACATCTGTTTTGCCATCCAgaagaacaaaaaagaagaaaaaagatgcaGCGTTTAGCCCATCAAAAGAAAGTTTGGAACACATTAACCATAGACCTCCAGAAATGAGAGCAAATGATTTGGTTCAGTCCTGTGAAGCCACTGAGATCCATCAGCTTGAGCATATTGAGACATCATGGGAAATTCCAGGATCACCTAGTGTAACTacattaaaatcagcaaagaagaggaagaaaaaggATAGGAGTGAGAAACATCAGGGTGAATCTGTTCATTTGGGTTTGGAAGTGAACTCTGTGTCTTTGTTTGATGATGTCATTGGTTTGAGAGCAGTGGAACAAGAGGAAGATATGGATGAGATCATTGAagaaaggccacatgatgacagAGCAATTGAACATTTGGAAAGTAATACAGCAGGTAGATTACGTGTTGCAAAACGCAAAAAGAAAAGTCGGAATGTGAGTTGTTCATTTCAAGGTGATGACACTGGACTTGAAATAACAGTGTCAGACTCACAGTCTGGGAATACAGCAGAACTCTTCGAGAAAAGTTATATATCCGTAGTTTCAGACAGCAcggttaaaaagaaaaaaaagaaaaagcacaaattAAAAGAACAGGAGAATGCAGAGCTTGATTCAGATTCACATAAAGTAGAAAATGTTCACTCAGTTGAGTCAGAAACCTCTATGTCCATAGAAGCATCaagaagaacaaaaaagaaaagacaaagtaATTGA